A genomic region of Nostoc sp. UHCC 0702 contains the following coding sequences:
- a CDS encoding class I SAM-dependent methyltransferase: MSKKPFQSRLFGSNTPHTLSEKWQKREAQVAYRFNQQYQNHTFELPPEVQEMPIYQEWISGILTGRIVSPFWEIAQPQKNQHCLDIGCGVSFLIYPWRDWQAYFYGQEISNVAVDTLNSRGSQLNSKLFKGVELGPAYQLNYSSDQFDLAIATGFSCYFPLEYWTSVLEEVKRVLKPNGQFVFDILNSQQPLAEDWAVLETYLGAEVFLEPVVEWEKTIKAAGAKVVTRQSGELFDLYKIRF, translated from the coding sequence ATGTCTAAAAAGCCGTTTCAAAGTCGTCTGTTTGGCTCAAACACACCTCATACACTTTCAGAAAAATGGCAAAAAAGGGAAGCGCAAGTAGCATATCGCTTTAACCAACAGTATCAAAATCACACCTTTGAACTACCACCAGAAGTCCAGGAAATGCCAATATATCAAGAATGGATTTCTGGCATCTTGACAGGGAGAATTGTATCTCCTTTCTGGGAAATTGCTCAACCTCAAAAGAATCAGCACTGTTTAGATATAGGCTGCGGTGTCAGTTTTTTAATCTATCCTTGGCGAGATTGGCAAGCATATTTTTATGGACAAGAAATCAGTAATGTAGCAGTAGATACTCTTAATTCCCGTGGTTCCCAACTGAACTCAAAGCTATTCAAAGGAGTCGAGTTAGGCCCAGCGTATCAATTAAACTACTCATCAGATCAGTTTGACCTAGCGATCGCCACAGGATTTAGTTGTTATTTTCCCCTAGAATATTGGACTAGTGTTTTAGAGGAAGTCAAACGAGTATTAAAACCAAATGGACAATTTGTGTTTGACATCCTCAATTCACAACAGCCTTTAGCAGAAGATTGGGCAGTTCTAGAAACCTATTTAGGTGCTGAGGTGTTTTTAGAACCTGTAGTTGAGTGGGAAAAAACAATCAAAGCTGCTGGTGCTAAAGTAGTGACGCGTCAATCAGGAGAATTATTTGACTTATACAAAATAAGGTTTTAA
- a CDS encoding VOC family protein — protein sequence MTQGQETAIEGIYEVCIGIPDPIFAIQYWEQYGYRIGQVGELSADVAHQLYGVNSFLRSIRLYHQNADHGLIRLMVWQNPMNQGLGLASMKVKGNRWATTLTTDIINILNHAEDAKAAGWTIRYTNPYWEQIYNKERKSRPFVDSAVGVREMLLLQPLTRQVLFQRFGYTLPHYGQINHNAAFKTSQFTHMGIIVQDDSKESLKFYEEVLGLLRVRDDVETIYEASPAGRDIFDLKPGEKYIVTAFDDPRSSKDDLMAARSGRLYIIRFPDAINLESRFEASQPGSLGMSLYTYRVRGIQAYYDRIKANPVQKFTNIVENEFREKSFSFIAPDGYFWTLVEG from the coding sequence ATGACTCAAGGGCAAGAAACTGCAATCGAAGGAATCTATGAAGTATGTATTGGTATCCCAGACCCAATTTTTGCAATTCAATATTGGGAACAATACGGTTATCGCATTGGTCAAGTAGGTGAATTATCCGCAGATGTAGCTCATCAATTATATGGAGTCAATTCATTTTTACGCTCGATTCGCCTTTACCACCAAAATGCAGATCATGGTCTAATTCGGTTGATGGTTTGGCAAAACCCCATGAATCAAGGATTGGGATTAGCCTCCATGAAAGTTAAAGGCAATCGCTGGGCAACCACTTTAACAACCGATATAATCAATATCTTAAATCATGCAGAGGATGCCAAAGCTGCCGGTTGGACTATTAGATACACCAATCCTTACTGGGAACAGATCTACAACAAAGAAAGGAAAAGCCGTCCTTTTGTTGATTCAGCAGTTGGTGTACGAGAAATGCTGTTACTCCAACCCTTAACTCGACAGGTTTTATTTCAAAGGTTTGGCTATACACTGCCGCATTACGGACAAATCAATCACAATGCTGCTTTCAAGACTAGTCAGTTTACTCACATGGGCATAATCGTTCAAGATGACAGCAAAGAAAGCCTGAAGTTTTATGAAGAAGTTTTGGGTTTGCTGCGTGTGCGTGATGATGTTGAGACTATCTATGAAGCTTCACCAGCGGGTAGAGATATTTTTGACCTCAAACCAGGTGAAAAGTATATCGTCACTGCCTTTGATGACCCCCGTTCTTCCAAGGATGACCTGATGGCTGCACGCAGTGGCAGACTTTACATCATTCGGTTTCCAGATGCTATCAACTTAGAATCACGATTTGAGGCATCACAACCGGGCAGTTTGGGTATGTCACTGTACACTTACCGCGTGCGAGGAATTCAGGCTTATTACGATCGCATCAAAGCAAATCCGGTGCAAAAGTTTACAAACATTGTAGAAAACGAGTTTAGAGAGAAAAGTTTTTCCTTCATTGCACCGGATGGCTATTTCTGGACTTTGGTAGAAGGCTGA
- a CDS encoding pentapeptide repeat-containing protein — protein sequence MDAEQLKKLYAAGEKYFPAANLSRARLIAAYLPGINLWGANLSGANLARAKLWGADMSRANLAKANLTRANLSGVKLNEANLRGAKLNNAKLYGADLTGAYYDESTRFSRGFDPISKNMRKF from the coding sequence ATGGATGCTGAACAACTGAAAAAACTTTACGCCGCAGGGGAGAAATATTTTCCAGCAGCTAACTTAAGCAGGGCCAGGCTAATTGCCGCCTACTTACCTGGAATCAATTTATGGGGAGCGAACTTGAGCGGCGCAAATCTAGCGAGAGCCAAACTCTGGGGAGCGGACATGAGTAGAGCTAACTTAGCCAAAGCGAATTTAACCAGAGCGAATTTGAGTGGTGTGAAACTGAATGAAGCAAATCTCCGGGGAGCCAAACTCAACAATGCCAAATTGTATGGAGCGGATCTAACTGGTGCTTACTACGATGAAAGCACCCGCTTTTCTAGAGGTTTTGACCCTATCAGCAAAAACATGCGGAAATTTTAA
- a CDS encoding YdcF family protein, whose translation MTIDKTQKQWLILALIAFFSALLLAIASTASSIYFYGTKINNIKADAAIVLGAAVWGEEPSPVFRERIHHAINLYKNAKIRTIIFTGGVGDSNEPAEAIAGKRYAMAQQVKATDILIEIQSRTTHQNLKNALKVASANQLNKFLIVSDPLHMKRAVLMAKDLGMDVYPSPTPTTRYRSFRSQIEFLIRETYFYLVYIVFKI comes from the coding sequence ATGACTATTGACAAAACTCAAAAACAATGGCTAATTCTGGCTTTAATAGCTTTTTTTTCTGCCTTACTCCTGGCGATCGCATCCACAGCATCAAGTATCTATTTTTACGGCACCAAGATTAATAATATCAAAGCAGATGCGGCCATTGTTCTGGGAGCGGCAGTCTGGGGAGAAGAACCATCTCCTGTTTTCAGAGAACGCATTCATCACGCCATTAATCTGTATAAAAATGCAAAGATTCGCACCATCATTTTTACTGGTGGAGTTGGCGATAGCAATGAACCTGCTGAAGCCATAGCTGGCAAACGCTATGCTATGGCACAACAAGTAAAAGCAACTGATATTCTGATTGAAATTCAATCTCGCACAACTCACCAGAACCTCAAAAACGCTTTAAAAGTGGCATCTGCTAACCAATTAAACAAGTTTCTCATTGTCAGCGATCCATTACACATGAAGCGCGCCGTGTTAATGGCAAAAGACCTAGGAATGGATGTATATCCATCTCCTACACCTACTACCCGCTATCGTAGTTTCCGCAGCCAGATAGAATTTTTAATCCGAGAAACTTATTTTTACTTAGTTTATATTGTGTTTAAAATTTAA
- a CDS encoding phosphoribosylanthranilate isomerase: protein MERTVTPRVKICCISSVEEAWTAIRCGASALGLVSMMPSGPGVISEELIAKIAARVPPPIATFLLTSSLDAQEIIQQIKRCQTNTVQICDRLESGRYQDIRAALPGISIVQVIHVTTEASLEEAMRVAPDVDAILLDSGNQSLLVKELGGTGRIHNWSLSAKIRELVEVPIFLAGGLKPENVALAVEQVGPFGLDLCSSVRSNGKLDEDKLRLFFEKLK, encoded by the coding sequence ATGGAAAGAACAGTAACTCCAAGAGTCAAGATTTGCTGTATCAGCAGTGTAGAAGAAGCCTGGACTGCAATCCGATGTGGCGCATCCGCTCTAGGATTAGTTTCCATGATGCCGAGTGGCCCGGGCGTGATTTCTGAGGAATTAATAGCCAAAATCGCGGCTCGTGTACCACCTCCCATCGCTACTTTTTTACTGACTTCAAGCCTTGATGCTCAGGAGATTATTCAGCAGATCAAGCGTTGCCAAACAAACACCGTGCAAATATGCGATCGCTTAGAATCAGGAAGGTATCAAGACATACGAGCCGCCTTACCTGGGATCTCCATTGTCCAAGTCATTCATGTGACTACAGAAGCATCCCTAGAGGAAGCGATGAGAGTAGCACCTGATGTAGATGCAATTCTCCTAGACTCTGGTAATCAATCTCTCTTAGTTAAAGAGTTAGGAGGCACAGGACGCATACATAATTGGAGTTTAAGTGCCAAAATCCGTGAGTTAGTGGAAGTACCGATTTTCTTAGCTGGAGGACTAAAACCTGAAAATGTAGCTTTGGCAGTTGAGCAAGTCGGCCCCTTTGGATTAGATTTATGTAGCAGCGTTCGTAGCAATGGCAAATTAGATGAGGATAAGCTCAGGCTGTTCTTTGAAAAGTTGAAATAA
- a CDS encoding DUF1838 domain-containing protein, with protein MVAQIQELDAQQWVKTRSSLDPNESTFLIWTGKIYSFIPQEERKLLFKMLGLSISRCIPIAEGSWNFTSRELTYYLHPETGEILQKWENPWTGEIVPVIHVANNPVQGKFKGKFPAQVEAETTTFVFDIFPTYPNPLAEHPQFGEYSPQPTYQAAELFKLAVPTADLLNSELLSVSQLRLSWDRIGQWLPWMKMSDRPGNLIYSAAGSKVGGLTELPQLLQDEINNRIPLYKQAPKAYLDGEDMTSWLYFQKHFQAYLAGEIFPLPQAEEV; from the coding sequence ATGGTTGCTCAAATCCAAGAATTAGATGCTCAGCAATGGGTGAAAACTCGTTCTTCCCTTGATCCTAACGAATCCACATTCCTGATCTGGACAGGGAAAATTTACAGCTTTATTCCCCAAGAGGAGAGAAAACTTTTGTTCAAGATGCTGGGGTTGAGCATCAGTAGGTGTATTCCCATAGCAGAGGGTAGCTGGAATTTTACTTCTAGGGAACTAACTTACTACCTCCATCCTGAAACAGGGGAGATTTTGCAAAAATGGGAAAATCCTTGGACAGGGGAAATAGTACCAGTAATACACGTTGCCAATAATCCTGTGCAGGGTAAGTTTAAAGGCAAATTTCCCGCACAAGTAGAGGCAGAAACTACAACTTTCGTTTTTGATATTTTTCCTACATATCCTAATCCACTAGCAGAACATCCGCAGTTTGGCGAATACAGTCCCCAACCAACTTATCAGGCAGCGGAATTGTTTAAACTAGCAGTGCCAACCGCAGATTTATTAAACTCAGAGCTGCTTTCAGTTTCTCAACTGCGACTGAGTTGGGATCGGATTGGTCAGTGGCTTCCCTGGATGAAAATGAGCGATCGCCCTGGTAATCTGATTTATAGTGCCGCCGGAAGTAAAGTAGGTGGTTTAACAGAATTGCCCCAGTTGCTACAAGATGAAATCAATAATCGCATTCCTTTGTATAAGCAAGCTCCAAAAGCTTACTTAGATGGGGAAGATATGACCTCTTGGTTGTACTTCCAAAAGCACTTTCAGGCTTACTTAGCTGGGGAAATTTTTCCACTTCCGCAAGCAGAAGAGGTGTAA
- a CDS encoding DUF5132 domain-containing protein has product MSVKLLPDLGDLAEGLGVTGILGIVLIPVFLPVLGSVGRPIAKAAVKSGILFYQKNKGTLAQLSEAWQDIIAEAKGEVGEATMKSAQPTETST; this is encoded by the coding sequence ATGTCAGTTAAACTATTACCCGACCTTGGAGATTTAGCTGAAGGGTTAGGAGTTACAGGGATTCTAGGAATAGTTCTTATACCTGTGTTCCTTCCAGTTCTAGGTAGTGTTGGCAGGCCCATAGCTAAAGCGGCTGTCAAAAGTGGAATCCTTTTTTATCAAAAAAATAAAGGAACTTTGGCACAATTAAGTGAAGCTTGGCAAGACATCATAGCAGAAGCCAAAGGAGAGGTCGGTGAAGCAACAATGAAATCGGCCCAACCAACAGAAACTTCAACCTGA
- a CDS encoding VWA domain-containing protein has translation MDTEEISQRRQVVYWRLLTSMFGFSEQGANFENMATEVVSELNLPQLILDPNISIENLLHRYPELEADFNNPIIPEDETANATEATLRRALVISKLLLNAFGPNTQSGVVTAQQYAQWLKDVGFLEKALGCQPGSLRGQAPGSGTNTGNQNQGAGMGAGAGSGGGFTVTEEQLRATLKALEGELIQRMALEEVLKDDRLASQLTPSMALVEQLLREKANLSGNSLKNAKRLIQEYVNELAEVLRLQVAQAVAGKIDYSVPPKRVFRNLDLKRTIWKNLTNWNPEEQRLFVDRLYYHHTAKKKTPTRMIVVVDQSGSMVDAMVQCTILASIFAGLPNVDVHLLAFDTRVIDLTAWVHDPFEVLLRTNLGGGTYIYAALQEAAQKILEPQNTAMVLITDFYEGGSDQVLFDYIKSLKESGLHFIPVGAVTSSGYFSVNQWFRDKLKELGMPILTGSPKKLIEELKKVIVS, from the coding sequence ATGGATACAGAGGAAATTTCCCAACGTCGTCAAGTTGTATACTGGCGCTTGTTAACCAGTATGTTTGGCTTTAGCGAACAAGGTGCCAACTTTGAAAACATGGCGACTGAAGTTGTCAGCGAGTTGAATTTACCGCAATTAATCCTCGACCCTAATATTAGTATTGAAAACTTACTGCACCGCTACCCAGAATTAGAAGCAGATTTTAACAATCCCATTATTCCCGAAGACGAAACAGCAAACGCAACAGAAGCAACCTTACGCCGCGCCCTTGTTATTTCCAAATTACTCCTAAATGCTTTCGGCCCCAACACCCAAAGTGGAGTTGTCACCGCCCAACAATACGCGCAGTGGCTCAAAGATGTAGGATTTTTAGAAAAAGCCTTGGGATGTCAACCGGGAAGTTTGCGAGGACAAGCACCGGGAAGTGGGACAAACACAGGTAATCAAAATCAGGGTGCGGGTATGGGTGCGGGTGCTGGTAGTGGGGGAGGTTTCACCGTCACCGAAGAACAACTACGCGCCACCCTCAAAGCATTGGAAGGCGAATTAATTCAGCGCATGGCTTTGGAAGAAGTTCTCAAAGATGACAGGTTAGCAAGTCAACTAACTCCATCAATGGCTTTGGTAGAACAGCTTCTGCGTGAAAAGGCGAATTTGTCAGGAAATTCCCTCAAAAATGCGAAACGGTTAATTCAGGAATACGTTAACGAACTTGCGGAAGTTCTGCGGTTGCAAGTAGCGCAGGCTGTTGCAGGCAAAATCGATTACTCAGTTCCACCAAAGCGGGTATTTCGCAACTTAGATTTAAAGCGAACGATTTGGAAAAATCTGACAAACTGGAACCCAGAAGAACAAAGATTATTTGTCGATAGACTATATTACCACCACACAGCCAAGAAAAAAACACCAACCAGAATGATTGTAGTGGTTGATCAGTCTGGTTCAATGGTGGATGCGATGGTGCAGTGTACGATCCTCGCCTCAATTTTTGCCGGACTTCCCAATGTTGATGTACATTTGCTAGCCTTTGACACCAGAGTAATTGATTTAACAGCTTGGGTACATGACCCCTTTGAAGTACTGTTGCGGACTAACTTAGGAGGAGGAACGTATATTTATGCAGCATTACAAGAAGCAGCACAAAAGATTTTAGAACCACAGAATACAGCAATGGTGTTAATTACTGACTTTTACGAAGGTGGTAGTGACCAAGTTTTATTCGACTACATCAAATCGCTGAAAGAGTCAGGATTACATTTTATCCCCGTGGGTGCCGTGACAAGTTCAGGATATTTCAGTGTTAATCAATGGTTCCGCGACAAATTGAAGGAGTTGGGTATGCCAATTTTAACTGGGAGTCCGAAGAAGTTGATTGAGGAGTTAAAGAAGGTGATTGTGAGTTAG
- a CDS encoding CHAT domain-containing protein — protein sequence MTQEFHISVTPVGQNDYLVRTERVAPGVPLAEELVTWPVGEWLAAAGYLMNDPLKSVLQGDVLPFSGRESDIARNAVNLVALGQQFYNALFQGTLRDSWITAQGIAQNHQQVLRLRLGLKDTRLARLPWEVMHAGDRPLATGPYVAFSRYQSGILAAASRFPSRNIPKLAQEPGVKVLMVLASPPDQVRLDLLKQESIRLQAELSRSIPRNAENGNHLPEIELTLLDQPGREELTQALEQGRYHVLHYSGHSSLGPNGGEIYLVSSRTGLTETLSGDDLAGLLVNNNIQMAVFNSCWGAYTATSDIVGETGERNLTESLVKRGIRSVLAMSERIPDEVALTLTQLFYRNLSQGYPVDLCVSRMRQGLISAYGSHQTYWALPILYLQPEFDGFLSLETSFNANAESLNDYRPPLKSTPPATYSGMGDDIEDIHLPIGDMMPSSLVHDSSGLDWLGEETWGDLVDEIEYDDPSYAEDSALVSDLFRQLDNQKAGNEQPDTTEETKPQIRENNLPQEQVSFEIAAFNRQLRTRGEIPEAITEASQNLAAGGDNSQLTSSPKVPLKSRVRRQLRPILGIVGATAASAALGLGWWWQNRQSQLPNIPEVTLNSSPAAGNSKLDLKTSATGIVTATATEKLSQGDLQAGLAAVEELLNRGAFPAAQTALNLIPSKQAEDANVYFLKGRLAWQFVQIGDNKFSIDDARRYWESAVKAQPESLVYNNALGFAYYAEGNLNRANDAWFKALNLALKQQNTASAAQISLKAAVPPDGLTSYAGLAIGLYKAALNQSGSKQTQYLNEAIKLRQTVITGDPVNFQVNKLSNNWLWTEKAIADWRSLLQEKSQ from the coding sequence GTGACCCAGGAATTCCACATTTCGGTAACTCCTGTAGGGCAAAATGACTACTTGGTGCGGACGGAACGAGTCGCGCCTGGAGTGCCATTGGCAGAAGAACTTGTGACTTGGCCAGTCGGTGAGTGGTTGGCGGCGGCTGGATATTTGATGAATGACCCACTCAAGTCGGTATTGCAAGGTGATGTGTTACCTTTTAGTGGACGTGAAAGCGACATCGCTAGGAACGCTGTCAACTTGGTGGCATTGGGTCAACAGTTTTATAATGCACTGTTTCAAGGCACTCTTAGAGATAGTTGGATTACTGCCCAAGGTATTGCCCAAAATCACCAACAAGTACTGCGTCTGCGCTTGGGGTTAAAGGATACAAGGTTGGCACGTCTGCCTTGGGAAGTGATGCACGCAGGCGATCGCCCCCTGGCAACTGGCCCTTATGTTGCTTTTTCTCGCTACCAAAGCGGAATTCTGGCAGCAGCATCTCGCTTTCCATCGAGAAACATACCGAAATTAGCACAAGAACCTGGTGTAAAAGTCTTGATGGTACTTGCGTCTCCCCCAGATCAAGTGCGCCTTGACCTCCTCAAACAAGAATCTATCAGACTACAAGCAGAATTAAGCAGAAGTATACCACGAAATGCCGAAAATGGCAATCATTTACCCGAAATTGAACTCACCTTGCTAGACCAGCCAGGGCGGGAAGAATTGACGCAGGCTTTAGAGCAAGGAAGATACCATGTTCTGCACTATTCTGGCCATAGTAGCTTGGGGCCGAACGGCGGAGAAATTTATCTGGTTAGTAGTAGAACTGGTTTAACAGAAACCCTGAGTGGTGATGATTTAGCAGGCTTGCTCGTTAACAATAACATTCAAATGGCAGTGTTTAACTCCTGCTGGGGAGCATACACCGCTACGTCCGACATTGTTGGGGAAACAGGTGAACGTAACCTCACAGAAAGTTTAGTCAAGCGCGGGATCAGAAGCGTGTTGGCTATGTCAGAACGCATTCCCGATGAAGTCGCGCTAACGCTGACACAATTGTTTTACCGCAACCTCAGTCAGGGATATCCCGTAGATTTGTGTGTCAGTCGGATGCGTCAGGGATTAATTTCTGCTTATGGTTCTCATCAGACTTACTGGGCGTTACCAATTTTGTATCTCCAGCCAGAGTTTGACGGTTTTCTCTCTTTGGAAACTTCTTTTAATGCAAATGCGGAATCACTGAACGATTATAGACCACCTTTAAAGTCAACTCCCCCAGCGACGTACTCTGGGATGGGGGATGATATTGAAGACATACATTTACCAATCGGCGACATGATGCCCTCTAGTTTGGTTCATGATTCTTCTGGGCTAGACTGGCTAGGTGAAGAGACTTGGGGCGATCTCGTTGATGAAATTGAGTATGATGACCCAAGCTATGCAGAAGATTCGGCTTTGGTTTCGGATTTGTTTCGCCAGCTAGATAACCAAAAAGCAGGAAATGAGCAACCTGATACGACTGAGGAGACCAAACCACAGATTAGAGAAAATAATCTTCCACAAGAACAGGTTTCTTTTGAAATTGCTGCTTTTAATAGGCAATTAAGGACTAGGGGAGAAATTCCGGAAGCGATAACTGAAGCTAGCCAGAATTTGGCAGCAGGTGGAGATAATTCTCAATTGACCTCATCACCAAAAGTTCCCTTGAAATCTCGTGTTCGTCGTCAACTGCGACCGATTTTAGGCATTGTCGGAGCAACTGCGGCTTCAGCTGCTTTGGGTTTAGGTTGGTGGTGGCAAAATCGACAATCACAATTACCTAATATACCAGAAGTTACCCTAAATTCTTCGCCAGCTGCGGGCAACTCTAAACTTGATTTAAAGACCTCTGCTACTGGAATTGTGACTGCTACTGCTACGGAAAAATTAAGCCAAGGTGACTTACAAGCCGGGCTTGCAGCTGTGGAAGAATTACTGAATCGTGGGGCATTTCCTGCTGCTCAAACTGCCCTGAATTTGATACCCTCAAAGCAAGCTGAGGATGCAAATGTCTACTTTCTCAAGGGGCGATTAGCGTGGCAATTTGTCCAGATTGGAGACAATAAATTTAGTATTGATGATGCCCGCCGTTATTGGGAAAGTGCTGTCAAGGCTCAACCAGAATCGCTGGTGTATAATAATGCTTTGGGCTTTGCCTACTACGCTGAAGGCAATCTTAACCGAGCCAATGATGCTTGGTTTAAAGCTTTGAATTTAGCTCTCAAACAGCAAAATACAGCCTCTGCTGCACAAATATCTTTGAAAGCAGCAGTACCTCCAGATGGTTTAACTTCTTATGCTGGTTTAGCCATTGGATTGTATAAAGCTGCACTGAATCAAAGTGGTAGTAAACAAACACAATATTTGAATGAAGCTATCAAGTTACGACAAACGGTAATTACAGGCGACCCTGTAAACTTTCAAGTAAATAAATTGAGTAACAATTGGCTATGGACTGAAAAGGCGATCGCAGACTGGCGATCGTTGCTTCAAGAAAAGAGTCAATAG
- a CDS encoding SDR family NAD(P)-dependent oxidoreductase yields the protein MKHLQGKVTLVTGATRGIGRGIAIGLGEAGATVYITGRSLNKSDTGDRVYGSLGETHLAVEAAGGVCIPVQVDHSDDEQVRLLFERIQDEQHGQLDLLVNNAYAGVQALADANGQPFWDCNPSLWDACNNVGLRSHYIASVFAAQMMTKRKSGLICTISSWGGLSYIFGTAYGAGKAGCDRLAADMAVELKPHNVASVSIWPGIVQTELFSQFASEMKEQNLTDPKSLLISDRYNWETPLLTGRVIAALASEPNVIRRTGHVQIVAELAKQYNLVDQDGSRPASLRSLRFVLPAALPILRQYSWLVPDIKVPWSLLLLSALASPKV from the coding sequence ATGAAACATCTTCAAGGAAAAGTAACATTAGTCACGGGCGCGACGCGGGGAATTGGTCGGGGAATTGCTATTGGTCTTGGTGAAGCCGGTGCAACTGTGTATATTACAGGACGCAGCCTCAACAAATCTGATACTGGCGATCGCGTCTATGGTAGTCTTGGTGAAACACACTTAGCGGTTGAAGCAGCTGGTGGTGTATGCATTCCCGTACAGGTAGACCACAGTGACGATGAACAAGTGCGGTTGCTGTTTGAACGTATTCAAGATGAACAACACGGACAACTTGATTTACTCGTAAATAATGCTTACGCAGGTGTGCAGGCTTTAGCAGATGCTAATGGACAACCTTTTTGGGATTGTAACCCCAGTCTTTGGGATGCTTGTAACAACGTTGGTTTGCGTAGCCATTATATTGCAAGTGTTTTTGCAGCCCAAATGATGACTAAGCGTAAATCTGGACTGATTTGCACTATTTCCTCCTGGGGTGGGTTGTCTTATATCTTTGGTACCGCCTATGGTGCTGGTAAAGCAGGATGCGATCGCTTGGCTGCTGATATGGCTGTTGAACTCAAGCCGCATAATGTCGCTTCTGTTTCCATTTGGCCGGGTATTGTGCAGACTGAACTGTTTTCTCAGTTTGCGTCTGAAATGAAAGAACAAAATCTGACTGACCCAAAGAGCTTATTGATTAGCGATCGCTATAATTGGGAAACTCCTTTATTAACAGGACGAGTTATTGCTGCACTTGCTAGTGAACCAAATGTCATCCGTCGTACAGGACATGTGCAAATTGTTGCGGAATTGGCTAAACAATATAATTTAGTAGATCAAGATGGTTCTCGTCCTGCGTCGCTACGTTCTCTACGTTTTGTGCTACCCGCAGCCTTACCCATACTCAGACAGTATTCTTGGCTTGTACCTGATATTAAAGTACCGTGGTCACTGCTACTATTAAGTGCCCTCGCTTCGCCTAAAGTTTGA
- a CDS encoding DUF411 domain-containing protein: MSKFAKLFSRLINWWHVTTRVMITICITAGVLIIFASNAPISYAETVLPNATVYHSPECTCCGKWINHLKAQGFPIKKIPTNDIEEVKQKYNVPNNLTSCHTAIINGYVIEGHVPADDIKRLLAEKPNVTGLTVPQMPVGTPGMEIGNQKDPFTVFSFAPKGRVAAFNKYDANS, encoded by the coding sequence ATGTCTAAATTCGCCAAATTATTTTCACGTCTAATTAACTGGTGGCATGTTACTACCAGAGTAATGATAACTATTTGTATAACAGCAGGAGTATTAATTATTTTCGCAAGCAATGCGCCTATAAGTTATGCTGAAACTGTTTTACCAAATGCCACTGTATATCACAGTCCTGAATGTACCTGTTGTGGTAAGTGGATAAACCACTTAAAAGCACAAGGTTTCCCAATCAAAAAAATACCTACAAATGACATCGAAGAAGTTAAACAAAAATACAACGTCCCCAATAACTTGACCTCTTGTCACACAGCAATCATCAATGGATATGTCATAGAAGGACATGTACCAGCAGATGATATCAAACGTCTGCTAGCAGAAAAGCCGAATGTTACAGGCTTAACCGTACCCCAAATGCCAGTAGGAACGCCAGGAATGGAAATAGGAAATCAAAAAGACCCATTTACTGTATTTTCTTTTGCTCCCAAAGGCAGAGTAGCAGCATTCAATAAATACGATGCTAATTCGTAA
- a CDS encoding HNH endonuclease → MVSEQTRKFVRQRAKYLCEYCHSPEYLSPDRFTIDHIMPQSLGGSDELDNLALACHRCNERHYNFTVATDPKTQEQVPLFHPRQQQWSDHFIWTKDGTKILGTTPTARATSDRFDFNDERRDEPSIQVARRFWVEAGWHPPQPDPRQE, encoded by the coding sequence ATGGTGTCCGAACAAACTCGAAAATTTGTAAGACAACGAGCTAAATATCTTTGCGAATACTGCCACTCTCCAGAATACTTAAGTCCAGACCGTTTTACTATTGACCATATTATGCCGCAGTCTTTGGGAGGCTCTGATGAACTGGATAATTTAGCTTTAGCTTGTCATCGCTGTAATGAGCGTCACTATAATTTTACAGTAGCTACTGATCCCAAAACCCAAGAACAAGTCCCTTTATTTCATCCCCGTCAACAACAATGGTCAGACCATTTTATCTGGACAAAAGACGGCACAAAAATTTTAGGTACAACCCCTACAGCGAGAGCTACTAGCGATCGCTTTGACTTCAATGATGAACGTCGGGATGAGCCTTCGATTCAAGTGGCTCGTCGTTTTTGGGTAGAAGCTGGTTGGCATCCACCCCAGCCAGATCCACGTCAAGAATAA